One window of the Bacillota bacterium genome contains the following:
- the flhB gene encoding flagellar biosynthesis protein FlhB, with amino-acid sequence MTLFFRSCHRDEDWFINLQLFAGEEKTEPATPHRRREARRKGQVFHSVEFSAAINLLAAGTSAFLLIPWWREEMIKLTRSVYKLYPLDFDPATVNRLGFLVVTNLLRLTAPLFLIATAAGVAANLAQVGFVFSLEPLAFRLDRLNPISGLQRMFSRRSVAGLIRSLIKLCLVGAVAYLNLRREFYLIPRLPLVGLSGYVNTLGTLVWRLLWQCGLAILLLSAGDYAYQRWEYEQSLRMSIQEIKEEFRQTEGSPEQRGHIRERQRQLARARMMHQVPRADVVITNPTHYAVALKYDAATMAAPRVVAKGAGLIADRIKDLARKHAVLMVENKPLAQSLYRTVEVGDDIPASFYQTVAEVLAYVYRQRGLI; translated from the coding sequence CTCATCGTAGACGTGAAGCCCGTCGAAAAGGCCAAGTCTTTCACAGCGTTGAATTCTCGGCTGCTATAAATCTACTGGCAGCGGGGACTTCTGCCTTCTTGCTGATCCCTTGGTGGCGAGAGGAAATGATAAAACTGACCCGTTCAGTGTACAAGTTGTATCCTCTTGATTTCGATCCGGCTACTGTCAATCGGCTAGGGTTCCTTGTTGTGACTAACCTTTTGCGTTTAACGGCACCGTTGTTTCTTATTGCCACGGCGGCCGGAGTGGCAGCGAACTTAGCTCAGGTGGGCTTTGTTTTTAGTCTGGAGCCGCTGGCGTTCCGGTTGGACAGACTCAATCCTATCAGTGGTTTGCAGCGGATGTTTTCCCGGCGCTCGGTTGCCGGCTTGATTAGGAGCCTGATAAAACTGTGCCTGGTCGGTGCGGTGGCTTACCTCAACCTAAGACGCGAGTTCTACTTGATTCCTCGACTGCCTCTGGTCGGGCTATCTGGCTATGTGAATACTTTGGGTACTTTGGTTTGGCGGTTATTATGGCAGTGCGGATTAGCGATCTTGCTGTTGTCCGCTGGGGATTATGCTTATCAACGTTGGGAGTACGAGCAGAGCCTGCGAATGTCGATACAGGAAATCAAAGAGGAGTTTAGGCAAACAGAGGGCAGTCCGGAACAGCGCGGGCATATCCGGGAACGACAGAGGCAGTTGGCCCGTGCCCGTATGATGCACCAAGTGCCGCGGGCAGATGTGGTCATCACTAACCCGACCCACTATGCGGTTGCGCTCAAGTATGATGCTGCCACTATGGCTGCTCCACGGGTGGTGGCCAAAGGAGCAGGTCTGATTGCAGACCGAATCAAGGACTTGGCCAGAAAGCATGCCGTCTTGATGGTGGAAAACAAGCCTTTGGCCCAGTCATTGTACCGTACGGTGGAAGTGGGAGACGACATTCCGGCTTCTTTTTACCAAACAGTAGCCGAAGTTCTAGCCTATGTTTATCGTCAGCGAGGATTAATCTAA